A window from Pleuronectes platessa chromosome 6, fPlePla1.1, whole genome shotgun sequence encodes these proteins:
- the LOC128442063 gene encoding homeodomain-interacting protein kinase 1-like, producing MVIQCRNVTTGETVALKIIESLWDIDYAQVEEVILQNMKKLNSDRFNIVRLYESFFYKEHYCLVFELLDMDLQKFKRISPGQHLQLKQIRPILQQLATALDFLNSTGIIHADLKPDNIMLVDHVRQPLKVKVIDFGISFDDPEEMLGQNVQTLWYR from the exons ATGGTCATCCAATGCAGGAATGTGACCACCGGAGAGACGGTGGCTCTAAAAATCATCGAAAGCCTCTGGGACATTGACTATGCACAAGTAGAGGAGGTCATCCTTCAAAACATGAAGAAGCTGAACTCAGACAGGTTCAACATCGTCAGATTGTACGAGTCCTTCTTCTACAAGGAACACTACTGTCTTGTGTTTGAGCTCCTGGATATGGATCTGCAGAAATTCAAACGGATCAGCCCGGGTCAACACCTTCAGCTGAAGCAGATTCGCCccattctgcagcag CTAGCTACAGCCTTGGACTTTTTGAACAGCACAGGGATCATTCATGCAGATTTGAAGCCAGATAACATCATGCTGGTGGATCATGTCAGGCAGCCACTGAAAGTTAAAGTTATTGACTTTGGCATATCCTTCGATGATCCTGAGGAAATGCTCGGTCAAAACGTCCAGACCTTGTGGTACAGGTAA